The Shewanella zhangzhouensis genome has a window encoding:
- the hslR gene encoding ribosome-associated heat shock protein Hsp15, producing the protein MESGNPILQSVRLDKWLWAARFYKTRALAKEMINGGKVHYNGARTKSSKNAEVGAVLKIRQGYDEKEVVIKKLSEQRQNATLAQTLYEETAQSVQKRTANAEARRLNILNNPSPDTKPDKKQRRELLRAKSGDY; encoded by the coding sequence ATGGAATCCGGGAATCCAATACTGCAATCCGTCCGTCTCGATAAATGGCTCTGGGCCGCTCGTTTTTACAAGACCCGAGCACTGGCCAAGGAAATGATTAACGGCGGTAAAGTACATTACAACGGGGCCCGCACCAAATCCAGCAAGAATGCGGAAGTTGGTGCTGTGCTTAAGATACGTCAGGGATATGACGAAAAAGAGGTGGTCATTAAAAAATTGTCGGAACAGCGACAAAATGCCACTCTGGCGCAAACCCTGTATGAAGAAACGGCGCAGAGCGTACAAAAACGTACCGCCAATGCCGAGGCTCGACGCCTGAATATCCTGAACAATCCGTCACCGGACACCAAGCCCGATAAGAAACAGCGCCG